One Cynocephalus volans isolate mCynVol1 chromosome 5, mCynVol1.pri, whole genome shotgun sequence DNA window includes the following coding sequences:
- the LTV1 gene encoding protein LTV1 homolog: MPHRKKKPFIEKKKAVSFHLVHRSQRDPLVADETAPQRILLPTQKINDEERRAEQRKYGVFFDDDYDYLQHLKEPSGPSELIPSSTFSAPNGRDEKEETSVIPSTGIKLPSSVFASEFEEDVGLLNKAAPVSGPRLDFDPDIVAALDDDFDFDNPDNLLEDDFIFQANMPTGEEEGMDIQKSDGEDGSEWEDMDGKKGGGSGDEEYDSAGPLSDEDDLSAPGKSLGAVENYLFWDEETKSRFTEYSMTSSVMRRNEQLTLHDERFEKFYEQYDDDEIGALDNAELEGSIQVDSSRLQEVLNDYYKEKTENCVKLNTLEPFEDQDLPVNELDESEEEEIITVVLKEAKEKWDCESICSTYSNLYNHPQLIKCQPKPKQIRISSKTGIPLNVLPKKGLTAKQVERMQMINGSDLPKVSTQPRTKNESKEDKRARKQAIKEERKERRVEKKANKLAFKLEKRRQEKELLNLKKNVEGLKL; this comes from the exons ATG CCTCACAGGAAGAAAAAGCCCTTTATAGAGAAGAAGAAAGCCGTGTCTTTTCATTTGGTCCACCGGAGCCAGCGAGATCCTTTAGTAGCAGATGAGACTGCACCCCAGAGGATTCTGTTGCCCACACAGAAA ATAAATGATGAAGAAAGGCGAGCAGAACAGAGGAAGTATGGAGTGTTTTTTGATGATGACTATGACTATCTGCAGCACCTGAAGGAGCCATCTGGGCCCTCAGAGCTTATTCCTTCAAGTACCTTCAGTGCACCCAACGGGagagatgagaaagaagaaacttcAGTAATTCCA AGCACTGGAATTAAGTTGCCTTCATCAGTGTTTGCATCAGAGTTTGAGGAAGATGTTGGATTGTTAAATAAAGCCGCTCCTGTTTCAG gACCTCGACTGGATTTTGATCCTGACATTGTTGCAGCTCTTGAtgatgattttgattttgataatCCAGATAATCTGCTTGAAgatgactttatttttcaggCCAATATGCCaacaggagaggaagagggaatggATATACA GAAATCTGACGGTGAAGATGGCAGTGAATGGGAAGATATGGATGGTAAGAAGGGAGGAGGTAGTGGTGATGAGGAGTATGACTCTGCAGGCCCATTGTCGGATGAAGATGATTTGTCTGCCCCTGGAAAATCTCTTGGAGCTGTAGAAAATTACTTGTTCTGGGATGAGGAAACAAAAAGCCGCTTCACAGAGTACTCTATGACTTCCTCAGTCATGAGGAGAAATGAGCAGCTGACCCTCCATGATGAGAGATTTGAGAAG TTTTATGAGcaatatgatgatgatgaaattGGAGCTCTGGATAATGCTGAATTGGAAGGTTCTATCCAAGTAGACAGCAGTCGCTTACAGGAAGTTTTGAATGACTACTAtaaagagaagacagagaa TTGTGTAAAATTGAATACTCTTGAACCCTTTGAGGATCAAGACCTGCCAGTGAATGAGCTTGATGagtctgaggaggaagagatTATTACTGTAGTTCTCAAAGAAGCCAAAGAGAAGTGGGACTGTGAATCCATTTGTA gtacgTATTCTAATTTATACAACCATCCGCAACTTATCAAGTGTCAACCAAAG cCCAAACAAATTCGAATATCTTCTAAAACAGGAATACCTCTCAATGTCTTACCTAAGAAAGGACTCACAGCAAAGCAAGTTGAACGAATGCAGATGATTAATGGCAGTGATCTGCCTAAGGTATCAACCCAACCACGTactaaaaatgaaagcaaagaggATAAAAGAGCAAGAAAGCAAGCTATAAAAGAAGAGCGCAag GAACGGAGAGTGGAGAAGAAAGCTAACAAATTAGCATTCAAACtggagaaaagaaggcaggaaaaggagCTGCTGAACTTAAAGAAGAATGTTGAGGGTCTAAAGCTATAG